Sequence from the Magallana gigas chromosome 4, xbMagGiga1.1, whole genome shotgun sequence genome:
CTGAACAGCGTAGGAGAGAAATACAGAGTACGTCAACTCCTGCAGCAGTTACCTCCCCATGACAATGAGGTGCGCTACTGTAACACCCTCACAGAGGAGGAGAAGAGGGAGCTACGTATGTTCAGTGTCCAGAGGAAGCGGGAGGCCCTGGGGAGGGGCAGTGTACGACCTCTACCTCTCACCATGCAAGGAGTCATCTGTTGCAAGGTATggagaaaaatatttgtttgaaggaagaaagacaactctttttcaaaaaaacattttgttgttgaaaGAGTTATATTCTGGTTGAACTGTTGAGGAAAATTATCAGATTTACTGGTTTAGTGTTTTTTTTCGTTCAAATTGTTGTAGAATAGAAAACAATATCTTGTTTTGTTGTATACTGAAACATGATATTTCATTATAAACTATTAGCATAAAAATAGTCTGAATTTCATAAGATAATCATTATGAAAAGATGAAAtcctaaaataaatgaaatctaaTGTTCATAATTTCCATTACAGTGTCAGCAGTTGATATCTGGTGGATCTATGGCGGTCTTTGCCTCGCGAGCAGGTCACGACAAAATATGGCACCCGGCCTGTTTCACCTGTATGACATGTGATGAACTTCTGGTGGACCTGATTTACTTCTTTAAGGACGAGTTTCTGTACTGTGGGCGGCACCACGCCGAGCTGATAAAGCCTCGCTGTGGGGCCTGCGATGAGGTGAGAAGGGAGTAATCATTATCTAATAGGTCAGGGAGGcgttattaaaattaaacaaatagaaACGTCagtaagaaattaattttgtcgTCTACATGACATGTAAGCTATATGTTTTTAGAGGTGAACAGGGAGTATTCATTATTTGATGGGTCAGAAAGGTATTATCATAACACAAACTGGAATAAGTCCAACTACTTGACATGTCAGAAGGGAATGTTCATTATTTGATAGGTTATGGAGGTATTATTATCAAAGGAAATGAAATCACAATTAATTCATGTTTGTGTGTGTCAACTCCTTGACACTCATATTGCATTGCAACTTTGTACCATGCTGTACCACCTATTGAAACCAATTACAAAATATGTGATTTgagatatttatttgaaattgatttatatGAAGTTATAATTAGGTGTAGGAATTTAAAGGGTATTGAGAAGGGTGGATAGACAATTTATGTCAAGTAggaaaaatctttttgaatgaaattccATTTAATAGTGAAACCAGTGTAAGCTTTATGTTGCTCTATGAATGGTATATTGTGGAAAATTGGCAAGTCAAGTACATGACCTATCTACAGTCAATGTTTTTCTACATCTCATGTTTTCCttatattatgatttaattaatcTGAATAAAGTCTACaggatctttttattttttaatttggtaGATAATTTTTGCGGACGAGTGCACTGAGGCAGAAGGTAGAAGCTGGCACATGAAGCACTTCTGCTGTTTCGAGTGCGACAGACAACTTGGGGGCCAGCGCTACATCATGAAGGAGGGGCGACCGTACTGCTGTGTGTGTTTCGAGCGAATGTTCGCGGAGTACTGTGACACTTGTGGTGAACACATCGGGGTAGACCAAGGACAAATGACCCACGAAGGTCAACACTGGCATGCCACGGAACGCTGCTTCAAGTGCCACACGTGTCAAAAGTCGTTGCTAGGACAACCGTTTTTACCCAAACATGGTGTGATTTATTGTTCGGCGGCTTGTAGTCGAGCTGCCTCCATGCAGACGCAAACTCCGAGGCGGCCGGAGGATTATGTTCACGATATAAATAGCATTCGATTAGGATCTCCAGTCAGTCATGCGTTGCAGGAGCAAGGAACCATGGGAATGCAGGAAGCTTTACGACAACAGTACTCGTTATCTGACAGTCTGCCTTCGTCTGATCGTGACCAAGGTTATGCAACAAGTAGCAATAGTGAAGTGTATGCTCCCGGAATTTATGACACTTCCAGGTCTCAAAATTCACAGGGGCAGAGTAGTAGTGGGAATTATGAACTGAATGTGGATAGCCTAATTGATGCCCTTCCTGTTCCACATGAAGCCAAACTCAAAAAGAGGCTCTCTCAACTCTCCATGCCAGATCTTTCAAAGGAACCTCAATCTAGTCCCAGTGAAGAGAATGGTAAAATGAACTCACAAGCCAGGAGCCGGTCTGGATCGGAGAAAAATTTACATACTCGTTATCATGAATACGAAGAGTTACCGTGTATGTACGATGTGCCAAACAAAAATACGAAACATGTAAACAACTGCCACCCTTCACAGGAGTATCGTTCCATAAGGCCCATGGAGCGCATGCTGGGCCATGGAAACCCTGAGTCTGCCAGGTCGTTCCCGGAATTGAGATACAATTGTGTGAGTGATTCTCCTCAAAACGTCCCACTGCCACACCCAAATGTCCAAGTGAATACTTCCCCATCACATGTGAACAATGGTTTACCCCCTCTTCCAGACAATGTGAGAATGAACCCCATAAATAGACCCCCATCCGGGAGGGTTCCTCTCCAAGTGTCGGATTATCCGAGAAGTCAGAGTTTCGAAGGACGACCTTCAGAGAGGGCACATAGTCGACGTCACAACCGACGACGAAACAACAGGGTCCCCAGACGGGACCAAATTCAGGGTCACTGGCCCGATTCGAACAACTATCGTGATGATGACGATGACTATTGTAGCACCTGCTCTAGTTCTAGTGACTCGGACGATTCTTTTTACTATGACGACAGAGGCCCGAGACCTCGAATCTCGTACGTGGATGACATGAGCATCTCCCTGGGAAACAATAGTGCAATGCGACAGAGAATGATGGGTCGGCACAGAGTCAAACAAAAGCAGTGTGTTATATCATAACACTGGGGGGTAAAAACCCCGAATCCTTGCTGACCaatcaatgttttatatttatttctttgtgaAACAAACCTGGTACTAAGCTTAAGAAATGTGTAACTGTATCAAGGCCTAAATGTGAACCTGTAATTGTACCTTGACAATCATGAATTTTTCAAGTAGATTTAAAATAACTCTCCGTGTTCACTGTTCACTATATAAGCATTCTCATTTCTCTGTGTATTTGCTGGGTACCAGTTTTGTTTGTTACGTTTTGTTGAGAACCAGTCTAGTGCTGTACTGTTATATTCCATGTTGTGTTATAATAATTATCAATGTTGATCATAATGTGTAGTCTATGTGTACACTATACGGAGCAGTGGTTTGTAATCGATTGCCCTGGATTTGTTTCATTGAACTGTCAATCAGTAGAGGTCAAAGGTTGTGATTGGGTGTGGTCATATGATGTTATGACCagtgataatttatttattctctCTTTGTAacttattttggttttttttttctttctgtttttttaaaaatatttttataggaTTAATGAAGTTAATTAGTAGTTAATAGTATTAAAGGTATTTATGGCAGATACCTTTTACTGTGTTCCTATGGTATCATGTTTTcaacttatttttaatttgttttagatGCAAAACTCCCCTCTGtgatcatatcttaaaatttctttaaaagttttatcaATAACAGTTCCtgaatattttaagattttgaatactttaccataaaatattgataacaccactcaatttttcttttaaggtTACCTTTTAATGAAGGAATTAAACAACTTTaagaaacagttttattttcatgattttgatttGTCAAAAACATTCACATGaaagatgtttattttttattgaaaaatttttgttgaaaaaaaaaatagcgatTAAATGAAGCACATTATCTTATTAAATGATTTGTAATATTcagttgagaaaaaaaaatgtaaatgtgttcTGTTTGATAACCACTTGGCGGCACAACGGGTCATTAAAGCCTCTGgtatttttcattgattttttttcttcaaaatgtgcaacccaaaaatttgtttttaaatgaggAAATGAAATCATATGTGGCCAAAATTAAAtcatagtattacatgtacatttcagaTATATAAGGAACAGTTAATATAAGTGAGCATTTAAATtctactttaaatatttaacagaTTTCCTTccaaaaaaataagtgaaaaactTGACAACACAAGAATGTGAGGCAGGAAAAAAACAGAATGCATGTTTAACCAAATTGTGTAATAATATCCTGTTTTTCGATAGTTCTACGAGTGAACCACAATTGTGTGTTCCCTAGGTGTGAACTCTTTCAATGCTTTGTGcctttttttatatgtttgttCAAGTTTATTATTCACTATggttttgtacatatattagggCAGAGATCGCTAATAAATATCTAGTAAACCTTATATTAGCTTTTTCGTTTTGTGAAAAGTACATCTCAAATcaagaatttttatattttatttctagtaAATATCTAGTAAACCTTATATTAGCATTTTCATTCCATGAGAAGTACATATCAGATCAAGAATTTTTATACTTAATTTGCCTTTGTAGAAATTTTAAAGTGCACATTTATGTGGTTTCAGCAAGGGACCCCTTCTGAGTGGAGTATGCAAAAATCTctgagtttaaaaatttttgtctTGAGAAATAGATTTCGGTGACATACCAAGTTAATCTAATTTTGCATATGAAAATAATCAACCGTTTGGAGAATAAACCATATGTAAatgactaaaaaaaattgttgatcaccCAAGGTGCTGATATAAACACTTTATCTACAAAAAACGTTTTATTCCAAAGTGAAGATCATTCTACATGGAAAATCTTGGTAAAATCACTATTTCCCTCTAGGTTCAACAAGTTCAACATTGTTACATACAAGTAAAGGAGATCTGCAGTTGATGttattttatcaacaaataaagGATTAAATATTCGAGTGCAATAAAGTGACTTTTGGACAGTATGAAATGGCTGGCTACCCTTCAGTGACAGTTGGTCAGTAAAGAGTTTGCTCAACtctataattatatatagtGACAGTAATTGTCAGTGATTGTATTGCTAATTTTGAGTTAGTGCTTGTAAGTTTATGTTCAGTTACTCTTGACTGACAATCAGTAAGGGATTGGCATCTCTACAGTGACAGTTGGTCAGTAAAATGTTGGATACAAAATTAGGTGgcactttttttttacagtgacaTTTAATCAGTGAAaagcagggttttttttaatgacagtTGGCTTCTTTATAGTGACAAAGGAAGTGAGTAATTGTTTGGATAGTCAAAAGTGACAGTTTGTCAGTAAAGTAAGCACTCAAGATGctggttttaattttttgagaGTTTGTCAATACATGGTTGTTTTCATATAGATCCAATAACAGTTTGTCACTAAGTGGTTAGCTACTCTACATTGACAGTTTGTCAGTAAAAGGTTGTATGCTATAAAAATACAGTTGGACAGTGTACTGTTGGCAACTCTGTAGTGACAGTTTGTCAGTCAAGGATTAGCTTCCTAATATTGATGTCGGTAAGTAAAGTGTTGGCTTCTTTAAAGTGACAGTTGTTTAGTAAGGGATGGTTACCATACAGTAATAGTTTGTCAATAAAATTTTGACTACTCTAAAGTGACAGTCAGTAATTTGTGGACTACTTTTAAGTGGCAGTAAGGGATAAGCCTTTCTTTAATCACAGTTTGTCAGTTAAAGGTTTGCTACTCAAAACATGACAGTTATATTCAGTAAAGGGTTGGCTTGTTTATAATGACATATGGTTAAGAAGATGTTGCATACCCAACAGTGACAGTTAAAGAACTGGATACTCTGCAGTGACAGTTGGGAGAAAGTAAAAGGTTGGCAGTTCTTCCATAGCACTATAAAAGTTTGCCAGTTAAGGATTTGATTCACTATTGGATGTTTTGAATCTATAATGAGTTGGCAACTCTACAGTAGCAGTTGATCAGTTAAGGGTTAAATCATTTCAAGTGTTATTTGGTTGAGATGAGTTTTAATACTCTAGAGTGACAGTTGGTCAGTAATGCGTTGGAGCCGGTGGTCAGCAAAGGTACTCTGCAGTCATAGACGGTCAGTAGAAGATAGCTACTCTACGTTGGTGGTTTGTCAGTAGAAGGTTAATTATTCTGTTACTAGTATTAAAGGGATAATAGGTTAATTACGATTGGCTACTCTAAAGTTTCAGTTGGTaagtaaaaagataaaatattctGATGTGAAAGTTGCTCAATCCATGATTGGCTACTTTTAATGTGACAGTTTGTCAGTTAAGGGTTGGATATAGCGAAAGTCCGTTTGCGACCCAGCAGtaatttttgaaaagtaaatTCTGATAGTGGGTCAGTCTTTAGTTTCTTGAGCCAGGCTCTATGGTTTGTACAACGTTTGTGACAAAAATCTGGGACTGTTCAAGTAAGCATTCTCCGTTGGGACTAGTGATTTGATGGCATTTTAGCTTTTATAGACATCCATTGCAAAGTTTTTAAACTGGTTCAAACGAGGATATAAGTGAAATGTTCTCAAACAGAATGTCAGACAACATGAAAGAACTGTGAATACTGCAAATATTTGATTGCCAAATTTGAAGGTTAAGTGACTTAGTCAAATTTAGTTAACTAATGGATAAATTTTCCTAAAGTCAAAATTGACAAAGCAGACACTATTTACacgtatttttaattttatgaaaaattaagcgCAACTTAAGTTTTAAAGTTATTCAGTGATGAAATTATATGTACTcgtatttcacaaaatattattCCGTGTGAAAATTTTGCATTGAAAGTGTTCGTGTGTGTAAATGAACTGAAGAGCGAAAATCACACTCTCGTCGTGATTCCAGAACCTCGTTTTGATTTTCCCTCAATTTGATCTGAAGGAATGTCATCATAGGTCTTCCACAAAAATTTACACTCGGACAAAACCCTCTCAGAAAGACTTGTTGAAATCCTGCCTTGAAAAGACCCTAGGGGGCCAGAGGAGCCCAATGTGGAACTTTGGGAGTCACCTGACCCAAAATGGCTGCCCGATTGCCGTTTGGTCATAAAGATGGGAAGAGGGGTCACATTCTCTAAAGTGTAATAAAGTGGTTCCTCCTCCCCTCTAGATATACGAGCACTTTTTCGATTTGGGATGACCTCTCCAATCTACAGAATATTCAAGTAATTCATATTTAACACATATATAAATACCATTCAAAATTGGAATTGTGCACTGTTTGAATTTCCTTTAAGATCTGCATGCAACTTTTAAAGGTGTTATATATGAAATAAGAATATGATTACTTAAAAAATGAGAGGAAGAAGAAATAAGAACAAACTTGTAGGTAGTCTGCACTCTCTGACTCGGGCCGAGACGCAGACTCTCTCTGCTGTTGGCGCAGATGTAATTCTGGACATGTGGAACGCCTGTAAGCTTTAAAAGCGGACGATCTCCGTTCACTGGGCAACTCCGGATTGCCTGAAAGTCTGTCTGTTTCGTTACTACGCCGATTCAGTGAGGGTGCCGAATGGGGGTTGCCGTCCCATTTTGCTAAATAAAACACTTGGTCTGGATTTCTGTGTCTGACACGCTGAACTACACTGTATGGATTTTCTTCTAAGGACGTCTCGCTGCGGAATGGGGGTAATATAACGTTGGGTTCTCCAGGCTGGATATCATCTGGATTTTTGGAATATCGGTCATCGCGTCTTGGTTTTGGTGGCGCGTCACGTCCGTTTCGAACAACGTCACGTGGGACCGAATACAGTGATTGAAGCGTCACGTTTCTTTCGTTCACTTTAGCATCACATGGACTTGAGTACAAAGACTGTATTGTCACGTGACCGTCATCCACACTGGCCGCTTGGTTCACTGGCCGTCTCCTCAGTATGACGGGCGAGTCGGATGGAACGGGTTGTGGTTCTCGTAAAGAATAGGTTTTCCGCTGAAAGTTCAAGAACCATGCAATGTTTATTCAGTTATTTTATTGCTTGTTACATGTAATCTTCACAGCTATATTTTTGGGTTCATCAGTCATCTGTAAAAGCACTAATAC
This genomic interval carries:
- the LOC105339963 gene encoding prickle-like protein 2 isoform X2 — protein: MKMATFGGAMIDEEERPVDSGVIPKTYTTSPPLAHQVSAGKPCSNCRELCPGFELHFWRKICKHCKCPPESHDMTSHIDHDRSLTRHHHDPKRNSTSDDDSGCPLEEYAWVPPGLKPEQVHQYFSCLPEDKVPFLNSVGEKYRVRQLLQQLPPHDNEVRYCNTLTEEEKRELRMFSVQRKREALGRGSVRPLPLTMQGVICCKCQQLISGGSMAVFASRAGHDKIWHPACFTCMTCDELLVDLIYFFKDEFLYCGRHHAELIKPRCGACDEIIFADECTEAEGRSWHMKHFCCFECDRQLGGQRYIMKEGRPYCCVCFERMFAEYCDTCGEHIGVDQGQMTHEGQHWHATERCFKCHTCQKSLLGQPFLPKHGVIYCSAACSRAASMQTQTPRRPEDYVHDINSIRLGSPVSHALQEQGTMGMQEALRQQYSLSDSLPSSDRDQGYATSSNSEVYAPGIYDTSRSQNSQGQSSSGNYELNVDSLIDALPVPHEAKLKKRLSQLSMPDLSKEPQSSPSEENGKMNSQARSRSGSEKNLHTRYHEYEELPCMYDVPNKNTKHVNNCHPSQEYRSIRPMERMLGHGNPESARSFPELRYNCVSDSPQNVPLPHPNVQVNTSPSHVNNGLPPLPDNVRMNPINRPPSGRVPLQVSDYPRSQSFEGRPSERAHSRRHNRRRNNRVPRRDQIQGHWPDSNNYRDDDDDYCSTCSSSSDSDDSFYYDDRGPRPRISYVDDMSISLGNNSAMRQRMMGRHRVKQKQCVIS
- the LOC105339963 gene encoding prickle-like protein 2 isoform X1 produces the protein MAESFKRRPLGYDLPYISTVERYLSSLNGVSNQPQSPPLAHQVSAGKPCSNCRELCPGFELHFWRKICKHCKCPPESHDMTSHIDHDRSLTRHHHDPKRNSTSDDDSGCPLEEYAWVPPGLKPEQVHQYFSCLPEDKVPFLNSVGEKYRVRQLLQQLPPHDNEVRYCNTLTEEEKRELRMFSVQRKREALGRGSVRPLPLTMQGVICCKCQQLISGGSMAVFASRAGHDKIWHPACFTCMTCDELLVDLIYFFKDEFLYCGRHHAELIKPRCGACDEIIFADECTEAEGRSWHMKHFCCFECDRQLGGQRYIMKEGRPYCCVCFERMFAEYCDTCGEHIGVDQGQMTHEGQHWHATERCFKCHTCQKSLLGQPFLPKHGVIYCSAACSRAASMQTQTPRRPEDYVHDINSIRLGSPVSHALQEQGTMGMQEALRQQYSLSDSLPSSDRDQGYATSSNSEVYAPGIYDTSRSQNSQGQSSSGNYELNVDSLIDALPVPHEAKLKKRLSQLSMPDLSKEPQSSPSEENGKMNSQARSRSGSEKNLHTRYHEYEELPCMYDVPNKNTKHVNNCHPSQEYRSIRPMERMLGHGNPESARSFPELRYNCVSDSPQNVPLPHPNVQVNTSPSHVNNGLPPLPDNVRMNPINRPPSGRVPLQVSDYPRSQSFEGRPSERAHSRRHNRRRNNRVPRRDQIQGHWPDSNNYRDDDDDYCSTCSSSSDSDDSFYYDDRGPRPRISYVDDMSISLGNNSAMRQRMMGRHRVKQKQCVIS
- the LOC105339964 gene encoding uncharacterized protein isoform X2, whose amino-acid sequence is MDSNRSSKTEKRKTYSLREPQPVPSDSPVILRRRPVNQAASVDDGHVTIQSLYSSPCDAKVNERNVTLQSLYSVPRDVVRNGRDAPPKPRRDDRYSKNPDDIQPGEPNVILPPFRSETSLEENPYSVVQRVRHRNPDQVFYLAKWDGNPHSAPSLNRRSNETDRLSGNPELPSERRSSAFKAYRRSTCPELHLRQQQRESASRPESESADYLQIGEVIPNRKSARISRGEEEPLYYTLENVTPLPIFMTKRQSGSHFGSGDSQSSTLGSSGPLGSFQGRISTSLSERVLSECKFLWKTYDDIPSDQIEGKSKRGSGITTRV
- the LOC105339964 gene encoding uncharacterized protein isoform X1, whose amino-acid sequence is MEGTCDKEMVSMFFAGLAVGILLFVLIFALLCKFRSKWIKKLADKFHLSYMDSNRSSKTEKRKTYSLREPQPVPSDSPVILRRRPVNQAASVDDGHVTIQSLYSSPCDAKVNERNVTLQSLYSVPRDVVRNGRDAPPKPRRDDRYSKNPDDIQPGEPNVILPPFRSETSLEENPYSVVQRVRHRNPDQVFYLAKWDGNPHSAPSLNRRSNETDRLSGNPELPSERRSSAFKAYRRSTCPELHLRQQQRESASRPESESADYLQIGEVIPNRKSARISRGEEEPLYYTLENVTPLPIFMTKRQSGSHFGSGDSQSSTLGSSGPLGSFQGRISTSLSERVLSECKFLWKTYDDIPSDQIEGKSKRGSGITTRV